Proteins from one Brevibacillus humidisoli genomic window:
- a CDS encoding sugar-binding transcriptional regulator, whose protein sequence is MDSWTEKRELVRVAKLYYMKGLTQADIAKKIGVSRPIISKLLQRAKEMGIVEIIIKDETVSMVELEQQLESRYSLDEAIVVPVAEGDGPELVKQVVAKTAALHLSKLIRDVKRVGISWGTTLYHLVQEFPYHRDTDVKVLPLVGGIGRNRIEIHANQLAYELSKKLGGTCEFLYAPAIAETVELKQQLLESSEIHALLDEASRVDLAVVGVGVPYESTMVEMGYLKKAEIEDLKRFGAIGDISSRFIDYRGEEIDFPLNKRVIGIDLADLRRIPTVIGVVSGINKAEAIRGVLNGGYFHKLVVDEQTAKELIHADHGGACHD, encoded by the coding sequence ATGGATAGCTGGACAGAAAAAAGGGAACTGGTGCGAGTAGCCAAACTGTATTACATGAAGGGATTGACACAGGCCGATATCGCTAAGAAGATCGGGGTGTCCCGTCCGATTATCTCCAAGCTGCTGCAGCGGGCAAAAGAAATGGGAATCGTGGAGATCATCATCAAGGATGAGACGGTAAGTATGGTTGAATTGGAACAACAGTTGGAGAGCCGGTACTCGCTGGATGAAGCCATAGTCGTGCCAGTCGCGGAAGGGGATGGCCCGGAGCTGGTAAAACAGGTGGTGGCCAAGACTGCTGCTCTACATCTATCCAAACTGATCCGCGATGTAAAAAGGGTTGGCATCTCATGGGGAACAACGCTGTATCACCTCGTACAAGAGTTTCCCTACCATCGGGACACTGATGTGAAAGTGCTGCCACTGGTTGGTGGTATTGGCCGGAACCGGATTGAGATCCATGCTAATCAGTTGGCTTATGAGCTGTCAAAGAAGCTGGGCGGAACCTGTGAATTCCTGTATGCACCGGCCATCGCCGAGACGGTCGAACTAAAGCAGCAGCTGCTGGAATCGAGTGAGATACACGCTTTGCTGGATGAAGCAAGCAGAGTAGATTTGGCCGTAGTCGGGGTGGGCGTTCCGTACGAGTCTACGATGGTAGAGATGGGGTATCTAAAGAAAGCGGAGATTGAAGATTTGAAGCGATTCGGGGCAATCGGTGATATCAGCTCCCGATTTATCGATTACCGTGGTGAGGAGATCGATTTTCCGCTTAACAAACGGGTCATTGGGATTGATTTGGCCGACTTGCGGCGAATCCCTACCGTGATCGGGGTCGTCTCCGGGATCAACAAGGCGGAAGCGATCCGCGGCGTTCTAAATGGTGGGTATTTTCATAAGCTGGTGGTTGATGAACAGACGGCTAAAGAACTGATCCATGCTGATCACGGAGGTGCCTGCCATGATTGA
- a CDS encoding S-layer homology domain-containing protein, whose translation MKRVLSVLLCTLLILTMIPVASAKTTFRDVPRNHWAYEAIMEMADKGIITGYNDRTFRPNNHITRAEFAKIMIAAAGIDITSVNKVKQTFEDVDRRHWAFYYVELAKPYLTGYKVGSTYLYKPNEKALREDIAVALVRLKGYDRTTDPDLSKINRFRDDQRISENLRPFIAIAVETGLIKGFEDNTFRPLHPITRAEAASLIYRAKLDETKVVFPDEPKPQEPELPKSVSDSFSKDDLDHWDEREATATWKVINNRVTAYSSDSDLDHYFLPLIWDEKSKPKKYEIKVDVIADRSDGHGGLFFNGKDGKAIAVSVEEDKLLVEKVEDPEEDDTTTIASVDYDLKTTNQLRIVVDGNAYGIYLNDKFMFGLQNQSIDNTSLGLYLKKEATEDLPREITYFDNFSFRVLN comes from the coding sequence ATGAAAAGAGTACTTTCCGTTTTGCTCTGCACGCTACTGATACTCACCATGATTCCCGTCGCTTCCGCCAAGACCACCTTCCGCGATGTGCCTCGAAATCATTGGGCGTACGAAGCGATTATGGAAATGGCGGACAAAGGGATTATCACTGGCTACAATGACAGAACGTTTAGGCCCAACAATCACATTACTCGCGCTGAGTTTGCGAAAATCATGATCGCTGCAGCCGGGATTGACATCACGTCCGTTAACAAAGTGAAGCAAACCTTTGAGGACGTGGATCGTCGTCACTGGGCGTTCTATTACGTCGAGTTGGCCAAACCGTACCTGACCGGTTACAAGGTCGGCTCTACCTATCTGTACAAACCAAACGAGAAAGCCTTACGGGAGGATATCGCCGTAGCGTTGGTCCGTTTGAAGGGCTACGACCGGACAACCGACCCGGATCTGTCCAAGATCAACCGCTTCCGCGATGATCAGAGAATTTCGGAAAACTTGCGCCCGTTCATTGCCATCGCAGTAGAGACAGGATTGATCAAAGGCTTTGAAGACAACACATTCCGTCCGCTCCACCCGATCACTCGGGCTGAGGCAGCTTCGCTGATCTACCGTGCAAAGCTGGACGAAACCAAAGTGGTCTTCCCGGACGAACCGAAACCTCAGGAGCCGGAACTGCCGAAGAGTGTCAGTGATTCGTTCTCCAAAGACGATCTGGACCACTGGGACGAGCGGGAAGCAACTGCCACTTGGAAAGTGATTAACAATCGTGTCACTGCTTATTCCAGCGACTCCGATCTGGACCACTACTTTCTACCGCTGATCTGGGATGAAAAGAGCAAGCCGAAAAAGTACGAGATCAAGGTTGACGTGATCGCAGACAGGTCAGATGGGCACGGCGGGCTATTCTTCAACGGTAAGGACGGCAAAGCGATTGCGGTCTCCGTCGAGGAAGATAAGCTGCTGGTGGAGAAGGTGGAAGATCCCGAGGAAGACGATACAACCACCATCGCTAGTGTCGATTACGATCTAAAGACGACCAATCAACTGCGAATTGTCGTCGACGGCAATGCCTACGGAATCTATCTGAACGACAAGTTTATGTTTGGTCTGCAGAACCAATCGATTGACAACACCTCGCTGGGACTGTATCTGAAAAAAGAAGCAACGGAAGATCTGCCCCGCGAAATCACCTATTTCGACAACTTCTCGTTCAGAGTATTGAACTAA
- a CDS encoding TatD family hydrolase encodes MIDAHIHLEQYPDEHIESLIEQWRAAGVEYVIAVSTNLPSSYRTLELQTRFPDFVRAAIGFHPEQLPPDETELDELLSLIRQERHRLAAIGEVGLPHYELSHLPSSALLHQQELLDRYAALGRELCLPLLLHAVHDKAALALDCLQRHPGIKAHFHWLKAPKAVVAEIVAAGFYLSLTPEVCYRERDQRLARQIPLEQLMLETDGPWPFSGPFTGQATSPMMLFAAAKTTAFLKGVPPEQLIRQCTENTRRLLS; translated from the coding sequence GTGATTGATGCCCATATCCATCTGGAACAGTATCCAGACGAACATATCGAATCGCTGATCGAACAGTGGCGAGCAGCCGGGGTGGAGTATGTAATCGCTGTCTCCACCAATCTTCCTTCCTCTTACCGAACACTGGAGCTGCAAACGAGGTTTCCCGATTTCGTCCGTGCAGCGATCGGTTTCCATCCGGAGCAACTTCCTCCAGACGAGACGGAACTGGATGAACTGCTCAGCCTCATACGCCAGGAGCGGCATCGGCTAGCCGCGATTGGAGAGGTAGGACTGCCGCACTACGAACTGTCCCACCTCCCGTCTTCGGCGCTTTTGCATCAGCAGGAACTGCTTGATCGCTATGCGGCGCTTGGCCGTGAACTGTGCCTTCCCTTGCTGCTGCATGCCGTCCATGACAAAGCTGCCCTTGCTCTTGACTGCCTCCAGCGACACCCCGGCATAAAGGCCCACTTTCACTGGTTAAAGGCACCGAAAGCGGTGGTCGCTGAGATTGTGGCTGCAGGCTTTTACCTCTCCCTGACACCAGAGGTTTGCTACCGCGAACGCGATCAGAGGCTGGCCCGACAAATCCCGCTTGAGCAGCTGATGCTGGAGACGGACGGGCCATGGCCCTTTTCCGGACCATTCACCGGGCAAGCGACCAGTCCGATGATGCTATTTGCGGCAGCGAAGACGACCGCATTTCTTAAAGGGGTACCGCCAGAGCAATTGATCAGGCAGTGCACAGAAAATACGCGTCGATTGCTGTCCTGA
- a CDS encoding thioredoxin family protein: MEELEAGIPEWDQGQIERALEHGESFALFLYTPLCGTCQLAKRMVAVAAKICSPVSPYTANLNLMPALAQALRIESVPCLMIVRQGEIVSKEYAMRSVDHLCRQLGLLMDK; this comes from the coding sequence TTGGAAGAGCTTGAAGCAGGCATACCCGAATGGGATCAAGGTCAGATTGAACGGGCGCTGGAGCATGGGGAATCCTTTGCCCTGTTTTTATATACGCCGCTGTGCGGTACCTGTCAATTGGCCAAGCGAATGGTGGCCGTTGCCGCCAAGATCTGCTCCCCTGTCTCCCCCTATACTGCCAATCTTAACCTGATGCCTGCGCTCGCTCAAGCGTTGAGAATTGAAAGTGTACCGTGCCTGATGATCGTCCGGCAGGGAGAAATCGTGAGCAAAGAGTATGCGATGCGTTCAGTTGATCATCTATGTCGGCAGCTTGGCCTGCTCATGGACAAATAG